A window of the Streptomyces sp. Ag109_O5-10 genome harbors these coding sequences:
- a CDS encoding SpoIIE family protein phosphatase, producing MAVDSLRSGDAEGSGGSRSADYGSALPRPTGLLDVLSVAAVALDVQGRIVFWTPQAEELFGYTSEEALRKNAARLLMQPEHLKSAVKVFTDVLETGHSWAGAFPVRHKDGSTRLMEFRTMRLLDDLGDTYALGIVADHTLLQRLETDLALCERLISQSPIGLALLDPDLRYLLVNPALERIDGVPAEEHIGRHLRETPLLPDIDTVESALRQVLTTGTPLLDQYHVGRTPADPEHEHAWSLSFYRLEDPGGRVLGAATSVVDVTERHRAAAEADRARRRLALIADASARVGTSLEVERTAHELAEIATPVLADVVAVDVLDAALALRRSRRPDNGPELFRALALEAAHPTVALRAADTPGDLASYDGDRLVTLCVHTARPVLVPRVGRQDLPRIARSPEAGALLEEAGVHSYLVVPLIAHGEVLGALDLKRTRNPLPFDEDDVVLATELAGRAAVAIDNARWFQSVRNTALTLQRSLLPDHPPEHTGLELASRYEPAQATSEVGGDWYDVIPLSQDRTALVVGDVMGNGIDAAATMGRLRTATCAYADLELPPDAVLKHLDRITCDLEHYIVTCLYAVYDPHTRSCEIANAGHMPPALVHSDRPPALLELPPAAPLGVGGIAFGTTTIGFDPGDLLVLYTDGLVETRRHPIDDRLEVLLGFLDEPHRPLEETCDLLLHGLRHPDDHDDVALLVARAL from the coding sequence ATGGCGGTGGACTCCCTGCGGTCCGGTGACGCCGAAGGTTCCGGCGGCTCCCGCAGCGCCGATTACGGCTCTGCCCTACCGCGCCCGACCGGCCTGCTGGACGTGCTGAGCGTGGCCGCGGTGGCGCTGGACGTGCAGGGCCGGATCGTGTTCTGGACCCCGCAGGCCGAGGAACTGTTCGGCTACACGTCCGAGGAGGCCCTCCGCAAGAACGCGGCGCGCCTGCTCATGCAGCCGGAGCATCTGAAGTCCGCGGTGAAGGTCTTCACGGACGTACTGGAGACCGGGCACAGCTGGGCCGGCGCGTTCCCGGTCCGGCACAAGGACGGCAGCACCCGGCTGATGGAGTTCCGCACCATGCGGCTCCTTGACGACCTCGGCGACACCTACGCCTTGGGCATCGTCGCCGACCACACCCTGCTGCAGCGGCTGGAGACCGACCTGGCGCTGTGCGAGCGGCTGATCAGCCAGTCCCCGATCGGCCTGGCCCTGCTCGACCCCGATCTGCGCTATCTCCTGGTGAACCCGGCGCTGGAGCGGATCGACGGCGTCCCCGCCGAGGAGCACATCGGTCGCCACCTGCGGGAGACGCCGCTGCTGCCCGACATCGACACCGTCGAGTCGGCGCTGCGCCAGGTGCTCACCACGGGCACGCCGCTGCTCGACCAGTACCACGTGGGACGTACACCCGCCGACCCGGAGCACGAGCACGCCTGGTCGCTGTCGTTCTACCGGCTCGAGGACCCCGGTGGCCGGGTCCTGGGCGCCGCGACCTCGGTGGTCGACGTGACGGAACGGCACCGCGCGGCCGCCGAGGCCGACCGGGCCCGGCGCCGCCTCGCCCTGATCGCCGACGCCTCGGCCCGGGTGGGCACCTCGCTGGAGGTGGAGCGCACGGCGCACGAGCTGGCCGAGATCGCCACCCCGGTGCTCGCGGACGTCGTCGCGGTGGACGTGCTGGACGCGGCGCTGGCCCTGCGCCGCTCGCGCCGCCCCGACAACGGCCCGGAGCTGTTCCGCGCCCTCGCCCTCGAGGCCGCCCATCCCACGGTCGCCCTGCGGGCCGCCGACACGCCCGGTGACCTCGCCTCCTACGACGGCGACCGGCTGGTCACGCTGTGCGTGCACACCGCCCGCCCGGTGCTGGTCCCGCGGGTCGGCAGGCAGGACCTGCCGCGCATCGCCCGCAGTCCGGAGGCCGGGGCGCTGCTGGAGGAGGCGGGCGTGCACTCCTACCTGGTGGTGCCGCTGATCGCGCACGGGGAGGTGCTGGGTGCCCTCGACCTCAAGCGGACCCGCAATCCGCTCCCCTTCGACGAGGACGACGTCGTCCTCGCCACCGAGCTGGCCGGGCGTGCGGCCGTGGCCATCGACAACGCCCGCTGGTTCCAGAGCGTGCGCAACACCGCCCTCACCCTCCAGCGCAGCCTGCTGCCCGACCACCCGCCCGAGCACACCGGCCTGGAACTGGCCTCCCGCTACGAGCCGGCGCAGGCGACGAGCGAGGTGGGCGGCGACTGGTACGACGTGATCCCGCTGTCGCAGGACAGGACCGCGCTGGTCGTCGGCGACGTGATGGGCAACGGCATCGACGCGGCCGCCACGATGGGCCGGCTGCGGACCGCCACCTGCGCCTACGCGGACCTGGAGCTGCCCCCGGACGCGGTGCTCAAGCACCTCGACCGGATCACCTGCGACCTGGAGCACTACATCGTCACCTGCCTGTACGCGGTGTACGACCCGCACACCAGGAGCTGCGAGATCGCCAACGCGGGCCACATGCCGCCCGCGCTGGTGCACTCCGACCGTCCGCCGGCTCTCCTGGAGCTGCCGCCCGCCGCCCCGCTCGGCGTCGGCGGCATCGCCTTCGGGACCACCACCATCGGCTTCGACCCGGGGGACCTGCTGGTCCTGTACACCGACGGCCTGGTCGAGACCCGCCGCCACCCCATCGACGACCGCCTCGAGGTCCTCCTCGGCTTCCTCGACGAGCCCCACCGCCCCCTGGAGGAGACCTGCGACCTCCTCCTGCACGGCCTCCGCCACCCCGACGACCACGACGACGTGGCCCTGCTGGTGGCCCGGGCCCTCTGA
- a CDS encoding SpoIIE family protein phosphatase — MDSPREDFDVSTTVRPHGLLDAASDAAAVLSAEGDVVGWTRGAEALLGHPAVTMLGSPAVRLLAKRVDPARAAGVAERCRSGMGWSGLVPLRHLDGRSVVVDLRVSAAFRIGGAECFLVSAREQRPQWTVGQSVLDGFLTRSPIGMAVMDLDLRYVWLNDTLEQFGGVPREQRLGRRLSELLPGLQGTTIEGLMRKVLTTREPVTDYEYLGWSWSDPHRQRAYSTSFFPLVDPDDTVTGVCYLVSDVTERWNARQLLSLVNEAGTRIGTTLDVLRTAQELADFAVPRFADFVIVDLLEPVLSNEGHGTWLPDAGPAPDRAVMRRAALRTVREGSPEAVAGIGDQVDFLPPPHGVDLLISGEPVLVPELDPDDRQWALEQPARAARIRDFGLHTLISVPMRARNTVLGLTTFARSLNPISFEPDDVLLAQELVARAAVCVDNARRYTREHTAAVTLQRSLLPQALTGGTALEVASSYLPADATDGVGGDWFDVIPLSGARVGLVVGDVVGHGLTAAASMGRLRTAVQTLADMDMPPDDLLAHLDDLVLRLGEEEGKGAVAEGSSDTFVGATCLYAVYDPVTRRCAMARAGHPPPVVVSPEGRVHFPEIPAGPPLGLGGMAFEATEIELAEGSLFGLYTDGLIEGADQDVDLGMARLRGALACPGADLETLCTSAVRQLVPVPQPDDIALLLARTHALGAGNVVSWDVPADPAAVADVRAEAVRQVVAWGYDELATTTELIVSELVTNAIRYAEPPIRLRLLRDARLTCEVADASSTAPRLRHARSTDEGGRGLFLVAQLAHRWGARYTGEGKIIWAEQEIPGV; from the coding sequence ATGGATTCTCCGCGAGAAGATTTCGACGTGTCGACCACCGTGAGGCCGCACGGCCTGCTGGACGCCGCCAGTGACGCTGCGGCGGTGCTGTCGGCAGAGGGCGACGTGGTCGGGTGGACCCGTGGCGCCGAGGCGCTGCTCGGCCATCCGGCCGTCACGATGCTGGGCAGCCCCGCCGTGCGGCTGCTCGCCAAGCGCGTCGACCCGGCCCGGGCCGCCGGGGTCGCCGAGCGCTGCCGCTCCGGCATGGGGTGGAGCGGCCTCGTCCCGCTGCGGCACCTCGACGGCCGCAGCGTCGTCGTCGACCTGCGGGTCTCCGCGGCCTTCCGGATCGGCGGCGCCGAGTGCTTCCTGGTCTCGGCGCGCGAGCAGCGCCCGCAGTGGACGGTGGGCCAGTCCGTCCTCGACGGGTTCCTCACCCGGTCACCGATCGGGATGGCAGTGATGGACCTGGACCTGAGGTACGTCTGGCTCAACGACACCCTGGAGCAGTTCGGCGGAGTCCCCCGCGAGCAGCGCCTGGGCCGCCGGCTCAGCGAGCTGCTGCCCGGCCTGCAGGGCACCACCATCGAAGGCCTGATGCGCAAGGTGCTGACGACCAGGGAGCCGGTCACCGACTACGAGTACCTCGGCTGGAGCTGGTCGGACCCGCACCGCCAGCGCGCCTACTCGACGTCGTTCTTTCCGCTCGTCGACCCCGACGACACGGTGACCGGCGTCTGCTACCTGGTCTCGGACGTCACCGAACGCTGGAACGCCCGGCAGCTGCTGTCGCTCGTCAACGAGGCCGGCACCCGCATCGGCACCACCCTCGACGTCCTGCGCACCGCGCAGGAACTCGCCGACTTCGCCGTCCCGCGCTTCGCCGACTTCGTCATCGTCGACCTCCTGGAGCCCGTCCTCAGCAACGAGGGACACGGCACCTGGCTGCCCGACGCCGGCCCGGCCCCCGACCGGGCGGTGATGCGGCGCGCAGCGCTGCGCACGGTCCGGGAGGGCAGCCCCGAGGCCGTGGCGGGGATCGGCGACCAGGTCGACTTCCTGCCCCCGCCGCACGGCGTGGACCTGCTCATCAGCGGCGAGCCGGTCCTCGTCCCCGAACTCGACCCGGACGACCGCCAGTGGGCCCTCGAACAGCCCGCGCGGGCCGCCCGCATCCGGGACTTCGGACTGCACACCCTGATCTCGGTCCCGATGCGGGCGCGCAACACCGTCCTGGGTCTCACCACGTTCGCCCGCTCGCTCAACCCGATCTCCTTCGAGCCCGACGACGTCCTGCTCGCGCAGGAACTGGTCGCGCGCGCCGCCGTCTGCGTCGACAACGCCCGCCGCTACACCAGGGAGCACACGGCTGCCGTCACCCTCCAGCGCAGCCTCCTGCCCCAGGCCCTGACCGGCGGCACGGCCCTGGAGGTGGCCTCCTCCTACCTGCCGGCCGACGCGACGGACGGCGTCGGCGGCGACTGGTTCGACGTGATCCCGCTGTCCGGCGCCCGGGTCGGCCTGGTCGTCGGCGACGTGGTCGGGCACGGCCTCACCGCGGCGGCGAGCATGGGCCGGCTGCGGACCGCCGTACAGACCCTCGCCGACATGGACATGCCCCCCGATGACCTCCTCGCCCATCTCGACGACCTCGTGCTGCGGCTGGGGGAGGAGGAGGGCAAGGGAGCGGTGGCGGAGGGCAGTTCGGACACCTTCGTCGGGGCGACCTGCCTGTACGCGGTCTACGACCCGGTGACCCGGCGGTGCGCGATGGCCCGCGCCGGACATCCGCCACCGGTCGTCGTCTCACCCGAGGGCCGCGTCCACTTTCCGGAGATCCCCGCCGGACCGCCGCTCGGGCTCGGCGGCATGGCCTTCGAGGCCACCGAGATCGAACTCGCCGAGGGCAGCCTGTTCGGCCTCTACACCGACGGCCTCATCGAAGGCGCCGACCAGGACGTGGATCTGGGCATGGCCCGCCTCCGCGGCGCGCTGGCCTGCCCCGGCGCCGACCTGGAGACGCTGTGCACGTCGGCCGTGCGGCAACTGGTCCCCGTTCCCCAGCCCGACGACATCGCCCTGCTGCTGGCCCGCACCCACGCCCTGGGCGCCGGCAACGTCGTCTCCTGGGACGTGCCGGCCGACCCGGCGGCCGTCGCCGACGTCCGCGCCGAGGCCGTGCGCCAGGTGGTCGCCTGGGGCTATGACGAACTGGCGACGACCACCGAACTCATCGTCAGCGAACTGGTCACCAACGCCATCCGCTACGCCGAACCGCCCATCCGGCTACGGCTGTTGCGCGACGCCCGGCTGACCTGCGAGGTCGCCGACGCCAGCAGCACCGCCCCCCGGCTGCGGCACGCCCGCAGCACCGACGAGGGCGGCCGCGGCCTCTTCCTGGTGGCTCAGCTCGCCCACCGCTGGGGAGCCCGCTACACCGGAGAAGGCAAGATCATCTGGGCCGAGCAGGAGATCCCCGGAGTGTGA